In Aedes albopictus strain Foshan chromosome 3, AalbF5, whole genome shotgun sequence, the genomic window gggagtgtacgtcACTGGTGATTATAGTTCCTCAGTTCCGATTTTTCCCACAGCTAGACCAAACTGCACAGAACAAAGTTTGCGTTGTGTGACCCCGTCGAGGGGTGCGTGTGCTTGTGTGCTCCACAGTTTAGGCTAAATTAACCGGAATGAACTTGACCTGCCGAATTGATGGGGCGGTTGCGAATGCACTTTTGCGCCACCCGGTGGCACTCGATGACATTTTTCGATTTTGTTTTTGACTTTTAGGATGTCGTGGCACCAGTAGTCGGCTAACGAGGATTTGATTGGATATTTTTTTGTCATTGCTGTGTGAGTGTGTGGCAAAAAGTTCAGAGAAATGGCGGTACTCGATGTGACCTGTATACTAATGTGCAAAAAAATCAATTAGGTTAGAGATCAAAATTGGTTATTCGATAGTTTTGAGTGCATTTGAAAGCACGCAATTGTGGATAGTGCAACTCGTGCTGAAGGTCTGCCGTTTTCGGAGTATTGCTTTTATTCGATTGGATTGATGTTTGTGAAACCGGATTGGCACGCacctgggcatttttttttattatcgtacaaattgggccgaagggtctcagattttcatgaaacttcttccacaggcagggctcatggatatatgaacaaaaaaaaaatgaggaaaattcaggtcgaaattttttgttttcccctgacactactcacTTTGGAAAatcagaacgaagcatcgtagaaacaaagttttttttagaaaacgaaagcaaattttctcagaaatccaaaaaaaatatgaactgggaaaagttttccacaaaattttccacagttgggaaaattcgtaaagaaaagccggaaaaactatgtctgaactcgtggaaaattttcgaaaaaatatttttgagaaggttatttcataagctttaatcgctgaaatttttggaatgcactatttttcgtttttgagttatagcaaattttgttgaaaaatgtccaaatgtgccataaaagccttttctttgaaaaaccataactcaagaacgaagcatcgtagaaacaaagtttttttatgaaaatgaaagaaaattttctcaggaatcaaaaaaaaaatatgtagttttccacaaaattttccaccgttgagaaaattcataaaaaaatccgaaaaaactatgtccgaactcgcggaaaattttcaaaaaaataattttgagaatgtaattttataagctttgatcgctgatttttttggaatgtactttttctcgttactgagttatggtcaattaggtgaaaatgaccatgtaagcctatattatatggccattttccacaaaatttgccataactcaggaacgaaaattaagtgcattcctaaaatttcagcgatcaaagcttatgaaatttccttctcaaaaatatatatttttttaattttccacgagtttatttttttcagtttttttttactcctgtttcttgggatttcttatCAAATTCCTCTCGAAGATTCTTTCGCATTCCTATCGACATTTTTTCCCAATATTCGAACAGTTTTTTCCGGAATAATTCCTTgatttttttgcaggatttctgaatccaaatattgtctcctggagttttttttatggGGATACTACATATTTTCTCATGATCTTTTCCCATGTTAGCTTTCAGAGTCTCTCATTGGATTTTTCCTCCTGCATTATGCTCACAGAAATTTTCGTGGTATTATTTCTTCTTTATCCTAAAATATACttcagatgttgtcgtagaatttctcctagagtttgtctcggaatttctcttgaaggttttcgTGATTTCTCCCGGTATTTTTCATGAGACTGATCCAtgatatttttccaagatttctagagtatttaCAGAAATTATTGCTGGGATTTCTACTCAGGTTTCTCCTGCATTTaaaaggagtttttcacgagttttctgcaggagttgctccaggaatttctcccgaagtttaaagaaatttcaatatttttttttctggagtttctccccaGATTTCAACAAGAGCTTCATCCGGGTTATTTCAAAAAGGTTCTCGCGAGAGTTCTTTTAAAGTGCTCTTaaagatacagatttttcaaactcAAGCATTTTGTATGTAAATCGGTCAATGCGTACTTTATTCTGTTCAGcacttagtgtagaattagcaatagttaaaatacacaaaaatgaaaactaaaaaaaaaaatatttcagtactgtacttttctaatacactgaaacctccatttaagtcgaagcatggctgatcgaaaaaaaattttaccgtgcaggcaatgactaaactatacagttttatattttttgacaaatcttctTTGTCATgcaaagtgttaaaaaatataaaagtctttagttttgtcattgcttgtacggtaaaaattattttcgatcagtcatgcttcgacttaaatggaggtttcagtgtagtgTTTCTCGAAAAATCTtctgcctgagataacctacaaaattcattgaagtaaattcctggagaaatttgggaAGGATTCCACGTAATTTCTGCGAGAAATTCCGCAATGGTCTGTTGGAGTAATCTCAagaggaacttcggaagaaatcctgagaagaactgggacatctcggaaaaaagctgtggtttgtattatttagaaaattcatggaTACACTCCGAAAATCTCTAAGAAAAACCCCGGGACAAACTCTGGACGAAAACCAGCGAAGAAActcaggagaaattttggaaaacattCAAGAAATAACtcatacactcttagaaaaagtcatgtaaatttaagttcacttggatgcacataaaaggagcggccaaTTTGACACAAGTTTACGCcttttatcacaaataaagtcgagctagcaatcgctagagccggagcgagagataaaacatatataagtaaaacaatgaactggattcgagCTCTGGtctgctgattgagaggcacgcacTATACCTCtaggctgtatcaccgagttgagagacaaatgataaatgtacagctgtttctacctatctggtcagataggtttgttgacatctagtgcaaccaactcgaacttacatgatggatgtaaaattgagtcaaatttgccattcagtcttgaaaaatgtttatgtacgttgatggtttacgtcacgtgtaaatttctaattttttaagagtgtagaagTCTATAAAAAAAAGCACCGAAAATATCACGGAGCGAGCTATTTATGGGAGAATATAAAAAAACACTTTTCATGGAAACTTGagaaaactggagaaagccagacgaaaaaaaatccagggaaaaAAGAAGAAATTGCTGAGAAAAAAACATTTGACGATATTCTAAAATCTTAATGATTCTATGGTGGATTTACTTATAAAATCTATGGAAAGCTttataaagcaatccttggagaaatttatggagcaattgccaagtagaagattttctgatgaggacttaaaagaatttctagaacaattcaCGGAAACATTTCTGTAGCAGCTCAACAaatgttttctaaaagaattcctcgagaaatataacccctagaaaaaatcctgaaggaatactttatgttctgaaaaaaaaaatccccgaaggaatctctggaagatttccgacaagaacccacgacaaaatattttgaagaaatctccaaaggatgttCAAAAACTAAATGAaccctttggaaaatttctgaagaacaaatgtatatagaagagtttctgaagcaatttctgagtgttattagtgtttttttttgctctgaCGGGCTTTCTTCTACaaacaatttgaaattaaaaaactTTATGCCATCGCTTAGTATTTGGACTTACCGACCAAATTGAATTAACAATGCTACTTTTtcatgccaatctcccgcactctcgcggcctacgaacaacaagtgtgcgcgaaagagagataaagttgtaaaagacggacccggttagggtggtgcttcgaatccagtttgactttctattctgcaaggttgtaacttgttctgaagcttagttggttaaagcgccggactagcgataacggagtcgtgggttccaatcccaccaaaacaagtggtaatttttttcacaaatttatctctcaatttgccaattaaacgtactttgcctaaaaatacttcaagtttttacgtctatttcagacatactggccgactggtatagcctgaaaagggcaataaaatcattgtcattcctctagagattcatccagagattcctccagggattcctccagggattcgtccagggattcgtccagggattcctccagggattcctccagggattcctccagggattcctccagggattcctccagggattcctccagggattcctccagggattcctccagggattcctccagggattcctccagggattcctccagggattcctccagggattcctccagggattcctccagggattcctccaggaattcctccagggattcctccagggattcctccagggattcctccagggattcctccagggattcctccagggattcctccagggattcctccagggattcctccagggattcgtccagggattcctccagggattcctccagggattcctccagggattcctccagggattcctccagggattcgtccagggattcctccagggattcctccagggattcctccagggattcctccagggattcctccagggattcctccagggattcctccagggattcctccagggattcctccagggattcctccagggattcctccagggattcctccagggattcctccagggattcctccagggattcctccagggattcctccagggattcctccagggattcctccagggattcctccagggattcctccagggattcctccagggattcctccagggattcctccagggattcctcgagggattcctccagggattcctccagggattcctccagggattcctccagggattcctccagggattcctccagggattcctccagggattcctccagggattcctccagggattcctccagagattcctccagggattcctccagggattcctccagggattcctccagggattcctccagggattcctccagggattcctccagggattcctccagggattcctccagggattcctccagggattcctccagggattcctccagggattcctccagggattcctccagggattcctccagggattcctccagggattcctccagggattcctccagggattcctccagggattcctccagggattcctccagggattcctccagggattcctccagggattcctccagggattcctccagggattcctccagggattcctccagggattcctccagggattcctccagggattcctccagggattcctccagggattcctccagggattcctccagggattcctccagggattcctccagggattcctccagggattcctccagggattcctccagggattcctccagggattcctccagggattcctccagggattcctccagggattcctccagggattcctccagggattcctccagggattcctccagggattcctccagggattcctccagggattcctccagggattcctccagggattcctccagggattcctccagggattcctccagggattcctccagggattcctccagggattcctccagggattcctccagggattcctccagggattcctccagggattcctccagggattcctccagggattcctccagggattcctccagggattcatccagggattcctccagggattcctccagggattcctccagggattcctccagggattcctccagggattcctccagggattcctccagggattcctccagggattcctccagggattcctccagggattcctccagggattcctccagggattcctccagggattcctccagggattcctccagggattcctccagggattcctccagggattcctccagggattcctccagggattcctccagggattcctccagggattcctccagggattcctccagggattcctccagggattcctccagggattcctccagggattcctccagggattcctccagggattcatcctgggattcctccagggattcctccagggattcctccagggattcctccagggattcctccagggattcctccagggattcctccagggattcctccagggattcctccagggattcctccagggattcctccagggattcctccagggattcctccagggattcctccagggattcctccagggattcctccagggattcctccagggattcctccagggattcctccagggattcctccagggattcctccagggattcctccagggattcctccagggattcctccagggattcctccagggattcctccagggattcctccagggattcctccagggattcctccagggattcctccagggattcctccagggattcctccagggattcctccagggattcctccagggattcgtccagggattcgtccagggattcgtccagggattcctccagggattcctccagggattcctccagggattcctccagggattcctccagggattcctccagggattcctccagggattcctccagggattcctccagggattcctccagggattcctccaggaattcctccagggattcctccagggattcctccagggattcctccagggattcctccagggattcctccagggattcctccagggattcctccagggattcctccagggattcctccagggattcctccagggattcctccagggattcctccagggattcctccagggattcctccagggattcctccagggatttctccagggattcctccagggattcctccagggattcctgcagggattcccctagggattcctccattaattcctccagggattcctccagggattcctccagggattcctccagggattcctccagggattcctccagggattcctccagggattcttccaggagtttctccaggggttcctcaagagactcctccagggattccgtcaagcatccctccatggattcctccctgggttccttcagagaattctccaggggtcctccaggagttcctccagggactcatccagagatttctcgtggtattcctccaggtattccttcaggagttcctccagggactcatccagagatttctgcagggattccatcagagaatcctccaagaatttctccagggatttctaaagagAGTCCTCCATggttttctccagggtttcccaaaagaattccttcaaagattccttcagggattcctccagggactcctccagagattacttgaaGTACGCTTCCAGCATCTTACTAGAGGATTCATAAATGGATTTTTAACTacgataactccaggaattcctttggaaattcgtccaggaatactTTGCGGATTTCTTCTAGGGTTGCTCAACATATTCTTCTTTGGATTCTTTTAAGACTTTTTCccggaatttcataaggaatccattcagaaatttctctagggattcctccgataATTTCTTCCGGgttgcctccagaaattcaatcggggtttctccagaaattccagcggggattcctttaggaatttcttcaagagcttctcgagcaaatcttttggagattcctcagaGGATTCAAAGTAGTTTATCGGGTGTTCCTCAtggtcctggaatttttccaggtaatAGCCGAGGATTGCCTTCGattatttcttcagggactcatccACGCATTCCACCATAAATTCATCCGGATTAACTTCCACGTATATCTTTCAAAATTCGTCCGTTGATGGCTCAAAGAATTTCCACCCAGTAGTCCTCTTCTTTCGAAGAGTCCTCCAAAAGTTCTATCgaggactcctccaaaaattctattgaagatttattgaagaattctttcaagtactCCTCCGGCAATCCGTTCGTGGTTTTATCTAGTAATTCCTTCGgtgcttctccagaaatttcggtGAAGATTCCCTCATGAATGCCTTTgaagattcgtccaagaattcttttgtgtattcatcaatgaatttctttgggaattattCTTGAAATACCATCGGAGATCTCTTCAAAACGAAGTATCCAGCAATTTGttcggagatttctttagtaatatctctaggaattcctttggagattttccagaagtttcttcaagtattttttaggaattccttttgagactCCTGCTGCAATATCTTTGCCAATTCCTGCAAccctgcagatattcctccaggatttcttatggagattcttccggaaaattctttggatattcctccgggaatatcatcagtgaatccttcaagaatttctgcgtgGATTCTGTCGGATAATGATCCGGGAATGCCTTCGGGGATTTCATCgccaattcctttggagattcatttttttaattcttccagtTGTTGGTTtgcggattcctttaggaaccattttgaaaacttctccagaaattagttttgggattactccagattttttttgagatgCTTCCGGGGATTTATTCCGCAATTTCTTCTttgattccactagaaattccatcGATAACTCCTCCggaaaattcttcgaggattgtATCGATTTcgagttttgtttttaatttcatcaaagaatttattaaaaaatgcaTCTTTGTAGCATCTCTCCAGAAACCCAACCTCCTAACCTGGGTGcagccaagaatttctccaaggatttctctggaaattccttcaaggaatcttgTTAAGCAGTATGtgacaatttcttcaaagattcttccaacaaTATATCCAAAATTGTAATTTTGGctttttctggaacttcttttcggaactttttttttaatttttttcagaacttcttctggaattatttcaatgatttctccaaaaaattcttcagatgtgtCTTCAtgaagtttccttcagaagttctgtaGAAATACTTTAGGATCTGTTGGATAAATTTGTGAGGGAATCCACAACATAAATACTGAATGAAAGTTTAGTAAGAAATCAAGACTGtagattcttggaaaaacttttagaaaatcctAGGATAACTTATTGAAAgaacagtgtttttttttgtttaaatactAGAAAAGTTGTGGAGaaattgcgtagaaacggctatctcagtcttaatttacgacgatttattttattctacccgacgtttcggccatgggttttggcctttttcaagggaaaactgTATTTGTACAAAGTATTCATTAGTTATAAATTAGTTAGTCTAGTCTAGTTTGTCTTACattgtctatcgtccttgtccttgttacaatttgcatttgcatttgtCAATTTATCCGGGTCATTGCTTCTGTAGGAAATATTGAAATTGACTTTGAGTACAATACAACACAAAACACATATCACGAATTTCTTacttttgtacaatttttgggtAATTTAAATGATAATTTTGGTCAGAGTTTTGCTTACACATATAACGACTGTTTTAAAATGGTGAATTTCTGTCTAGAGCTTTATGGTTAATTGTGCTTTTATATTTTATGGTTCGTGTGTGTTTGTCGATTCTACCGTTCGTCGATTTTTTCTGCTTTGTCGATTTTTGAGAGAGTGTAATATACCTGCGTACGTTGTATTTAGGTTATCTACATCTGTTCTATGGTTGACTGTGTTAGGGTTGTTGGCTATGTGACACATTTCTAATATTGGGAGAGCTGATACTCTTCGAGCTCGGTCTAGTATGGTTGTTTTAGTCAAATCAAAGCTGTGTTCTTCTTGTATGGCATGGTTCATGAGTGCGGTTGTCTCTCGTAATTTGTTTATCTCTTGTTGTACTTCTTGTGTGTCGTTATCTCGTAGTCTTTGGTATTTGTTAATGTGTGTTTGATGTCCACTAATCCTAGTTCTTAATTGATTTTTGGTCATACCTATATATGTTTTGTTACAGTCTTTACAGGGAATGTTGTATATTACTTGGGATTGTTTCATGTTTGGAACTGGGTCTTTTACTGGTCTAAGTAGATTTTTGGTTGTCTTGATAGTACGATACGCTAATTTTAGATGAGGATAGTCATGTTTGAGGGTGTGGGCTATTTTTGTTGACAGTTGAGGGATGAACGGTACGGACCTGTATCTAATTGGCGGTGGAGATATGTTTTGCTGCATTTCTGGTTGGATGGATTGATTCTGCTGGTTGGAATTTATGGTTTCGCTGGGTTGGAACGTCGGACTGGAGACTGGTGGTATTATGTTGCTGGATGGTGATGATGGAGTGTTTTGATGTTGTTGGATGGGCGATGTTGTGGAGCTTGTTGCAGGTGTTATGCGATTTGGTGTTTCACTGTCATTAATCGTTGTGTTTTGCAGGTTGGTTGGTCGTATGCGGCATAACATTCTATTGATGAGGGCTGATGGAAAGTTGTTGCGGCGGAGGTTTTGGAAGATTATGTGTTTTTGGATTTCTTCACCTGGATTCGTTGATAGTCTCGTTACACGTTCAATGAAGTTAGAAGCAACATTCATTTTCATTGCAGTTGGATGGAAAGAATGATAGTTCATCAATCGTCCTGAGGCAATAGGTTTGCTGTACCAGGTGGTGCTGAGTGTTTGGTCGTTGTGTCGGGTAATTAGCGTGTCCAAGAAGGGTAGTTTGTTGTCATTTTCTTTTTCGATTGTGAACTGTAGATATGGGTTATAACTGTTGAAGATGTCTAGTGTCGTCTGTATCTGGTCCATGGGTAATGCTAGCAGCAGGTCGTCAACAAACTTTTTCAGGATGGGTATTGGAAACGGAACTAGTCTAACAACGGTGCACAGTAGCGTGTCCATTACAAGGTCTGCGAGTATGGGGGACAGTGGGCTACCCATAGCTGTGCCGAATGTTTGTACGTAGTACTTGCCTCGAAAACAGAAGTATGAACTGTCGAGACAAAATTCTACGATTTCTAGAAAGAGGTCTAGATTGATGTCCGTGACCTTCTTGATGCTTTGCCAGTTCATGATGATGTCCCTGAGTACTAGATCCTTGGGTATGTTTGTGAATAGGGATACGACGTCGAATGAAACTAGTACATACCCTGGCGGAAGTTTGACCGTTGGCACGTATTTTGCAAACTCGAAGCTGTCGGAAACGTTGTAGTGTCCGTGTGCAGACTGTTGTAGGATGGATGCAACATATTTAGAGAGTTTGTATGTAGAGAGTTGTTTGTAACAAAACATATATAGGTATGACCAAAAATCAATTAAGAACTAGGATTAGTGGACATCAAACACACATTAACAAATACCAAAGACTACGAGATAACGACACACAAGAAGTACAACAAGAGATAAACAAATTACGAGAGACAACCGCACTCATGAACCATGCCATACAAGAAGAACACAGCTTTGATTTGACTAAAACAACCATACTAGACCGAGCTCGAAGAGTATCAGCTCTCCCAATATTAGAAATGTGTCACATAGCCAACAACCCTAACACAGTCAACCATAGAACAGATGTAGATAACCTAAATACAACGTACGCAGGTATATTACACTCTCTCAAAAATCGACAAAGCAGAAAAAATCGACGAACGGTAGAATCGACAAACACACACGAACCATAAAATATAAAAGCACAATTAACCATAAAGCTCTAGACAGAAATTCACCATTTTAAAACAGTCGTTATATGTGTAAGCAAAACTCTGACCAAAATTATCATTTAAATTacccaaaaattgtacaaaagtAAGAAATTCGTGATATGTGTTTTGTGTTGTATTGTACTCAAAGTCAATTTCAATATTTCCTACAGAAGCAATGACCCGGATAAATTGacaaatgcaaatgcaaattgtaacaaggacaaggacgatagacaatGTAAGACAAACTAGACTAGACTAACTAATTTATAACTAATAAATACTTTGTACAAATAcagttttcccttgaaaaaggccaaaacccatggccgaaacgtcgggtagaataaaataaatcgtcgtaaattaagactgagatagccgtttctacgcaataagatccagttccagtcgaaaaatcccaCATCAATGTTGTGGAGAAATCGTAAGGAAAATCTCTGTAATAATTTCAAGACAAACTTTAGGAGAAACTATAAAAAAACAATGGGAAAAAATCTAAATGATTATTTTGTGAGATATCCGGtgaaatcttgaagaattttccgcTAAAGAAAAACTTTAAAGAAAAACTGGCGAAGCCATcagagattcttggaaaaatctaagaaaattacctccaagaattccttaatcaGTGTGTTAGTGgttaggggttccttcaggaattgttgaaAGGTATTTACAGC contains:
- the LOC134292053 gene encoding uncharacterized protein LOC134292053, translating into MFCYKQLSTYKLSKYVASILQQSAHGHYNVSDSFEFAKYVPTVKLPPGYVLVSFDVVSLFTNIPKDLVLRDIIMNWQSIKKVTDINLDLFLEIVEFCLDSSYFCFRGKYYVQTFGTAMGSPLSPILADLVMDTLLCTVVRLVPFPIPILKKFVDDLLLALPMDQIQTTLDIFNSYNPYLQFTIEKENDNKLPFLDTLITRHNDQTLSTTWYSKPIASGRLMNYHSFHPTAMKMNVASNFIERVTRLSTNPGEEIQKHIIFQNLRRNNFPSALINRMLCRIRPTNLQNTTINDSETPNRITPATSSTTSPIQQHQNTPSSPSSNIIPPVSSPTFQPSETINSNQQNQSIQPEMQQNISPPPIRYRSVPFIPQLSTKIAHTLKHDYPHLKLAYRTIKTTKNLLRPVKDPVPNMKQSQVIYNIPCKDCNKTYIGMTKNQLRTRISGHQTHINKYQRLRDNDTQEVQQEINKLRETTALMNHAIQEEHSFDLTKTTILDRARRVSALPILEMCHIANNPNTVNHRTDVDNLNTTYAGILHSLKNRQSRKNRRTVESTNTHEP